CGAGCTCGGCCGGGTCCGCATCCCGCGCAGCAAGCGCCGGTTCGGCGTGGTCCTCGGGCGGCCGCCCGTGCTCCTCAGCACCGTGGTCGGGTTCCTCCTCATCGCGGCGTGCTCCGCCATCGAGGCCGGCGTCGTGGCGGTGTACGGGCACGGCGGACCGGAGGCCGGCTTCGTGCTCGCGATCTTCGCGGTCGGCTCGCTCATCGGCGGCCTCTCGCTCGGGCACATCCCGATCAGCCCGTGGGCGATGGCCCGGCGGCTCACGATCATCCTGGTCGGCACCGCCCTGGCCGCCGTGTGGATGCAGTTCGCCTGGCTCTCCGTCTTCCTCTTCCTGGCGGGCGTCGGAATCGCGCCGGCGCTGGCCGTGCTGTTCGCCGTGGTCTCGTCGTCGGTGCGCTTCAGCGACACCGCGGAGGCCTACGGCTGGGTCGGCACCGGGCAGCTCATCGGCGCCGCGCTCGGATCCGCCGCGGCCGGCTTCGTCATCGACGCGCAGGGGGCGCAGGGCGCGTTCGTCGTCGCGGCGGCGCTGCTCGCGGCCGGCACGGCCATCGCCGCCGTCTTCCACCGGCACAGCCCGGACCTCCGCGGCCGCGACGCCGGCCCCATCCCGGACACGGAGCCCGTCCCGGTCATGACCTGACGGTCGGGCCACGCCTCGGGCACCCCGCCGCATCCGCGCCCCAGAGTCTCCGCTCCCGCGGAAAAACGACTCCTCCCGCTGGATAGTGTGAGGGCATGACCTCTCAGCAGACCCCTCTGACCACGCGCCGTCTGCGCGCCGGGATCGCCGGGCTGGGCCTCGCGCTCGGCCTCGCGCTCGCCGGGTGCAGCTCGCCGGCCGCCGACGACGCCGCGACGCCCACCCCGTCCGCATCCGCATCCGCCGAGGCCGCGCGCCCCACGCCCGAGGCGACGACCGAGGGCGATGCCGGCTCCGGCGACGCCGCGGCCCCTGGATCCCGCGAGGCCATCGCCGCGAAGACCCGCGACATCGCGTGCGGCCTGAAGGACAAGTCCACGCTGGAGGAGTCGGACGTGCAGGCGTTCCGCGACCTCGGCACCGAGATCTCCGCCTCGACCGAGAGCGGCGCCGCGGCCGCCGGCCAGCAGATCACCGCCCTCGCCGACCAGATCGCGCCCGGCGTCGGCCAGCCGATCAGCGACGAGCTGAAGACGCAGATGTCCAGCGCCTGCGACTCGCTGCAGTAGCCCTCCCGCACGGAAGACGGCCCCGGCCAGCGCGATGCTGACCGGGGCCGTCGTCTGCCCGGCGCGACTACCAGCGCGGGTGGACCGCCGCGCGGAAGTACCGGTCGTAGATGTCCGCCACCTGGCGCTCGAAGACCTCGCCGAGGGCGGGGGCGTCGCCGGCGCGCGCGTTGGCCTGCGCCTGCTCCGCATTGCGGGCGCCGGGGATCACCGTGGAGACGCCCTCGCGCTGCACGATCCAGGCGAGCGCGACCTGCGCGGGCGTGAGGTCGGGCGCGGCCTCGTGCGCGGCGGCCGCGAACTCGCGGGCCGCGGCGACGCCGTCGTCGTAGTCGACGCCCGAGAAGGTCTCCCCCACGTCGAACGCGGCGCCGCCGCGGTTGAAGTTGCGATGGTCGGTCTCGGCGAAGGTCGTGTCCGCGGTGTAGCGGCCGCTGAGGAGCCCGGAGGCGAGCGGCACGCGGGCGACGATCCCGACCCCCGCCTCGACGGCGGCCGGCAGCACGCGGTCGAGCGGCTTGAGGCGGAACGCGTTGAGGATGATCTGCACGCTCGCGACGCCCGGGCGCGCGATGGCGAGGAGGGCCTCGTCGGTCGTCTCGACGCTCACGCCGTAGGACGCGATCGCGCCGTCGGCGACGAGCTCGTCGAGGGCATCGTAGACGCGGTCGCTCGAGAACACGGGCGTGGGCGGGCAGTGCAGCTGCACGAGGTCGAGCGTGTCGACGCCGAGGTTCCGGCGGGACCGGTCGGTCCACTCGCGGAAGCGGTCGAGGGTGAAGTTCGCGGGATCCTGCGCGTCGCGGCGACCCATCTTTGTCGCGACCGTTACGCCGGCGTCCGGGTGCGCGTGCAGCCAGGATCCGATGATCGTCTCGCTGCGGCCGTCGCCGTAGACGTCGGCCGTGTCGAAGAAGGTGATGCCCGCCTCGGCCGCGGCGTCGAGCACGGCGAGCGCGTCGTCCTCGGCCACGTCACCCCAGTCCCCGCCGAGCTGCCATGTCCCGAGTCCGATGACCGAGACGTTCCGATGGGTCCTGCCGAGGCTTCTCTGCTCCATGCGTCGAGCCTACGCGCGGGGGACGCCCGCCTCGCGGTCGTCGCTCGCGGCCCGGGCGGGCCGGCGGCGGAGGGCGTGCACGGCGAGCGCGGCGATCACGGCCATCGGGCCGCCCGCGACGACGCCCGGCGCGAGGGTCACGAGCAGGGGCACGGCGTCGAGGAGCCAGCGCTCGCCCAGCGGGTCGCCGAAGCTCGAGTACGGCATGGAGGTCGCGATGCGGGCGGCGAGCGCACGGAGGCCCAGGCCCGCGGCGGGGAAGGCGACGGCGAGGATCCAGAGCGTCGGGGCGAGCCAGCCGGCGAGGGCCGGGCGGTCGGCCGCTCGAGGGACGGACGGCGCCGGCGTCTCGTGCGTCTCCGGGTTGCCGGTCGTCGAGGTCGGACCGGGGACGTCGGCGCCCGCCTGCGGATCCGTCCGCGGATGCGGTGCCGGAGCTGGACCGGAGTCCAGCTGGAACGCCGGGTCGAACCGCGGATCCACGCCGGCGGGCTCGCCGTCCCCGTCCGACCTCCGCGTCATGACGGTCAGGCTACGCCCGGGCGGGGACCAGGATGCTTGGCGGACGCTAGTGCTCGTCATGGGGTGCTCATAGGGTCGCCGGGTGTGATCTCCTCATGGCCCCCATCGGGCCACCCGAGACACGAAGGACCCGTCATGAACGAGACACCCCAGGAGCCGACCGGACGTCCGGACGAGGCCCCCATCGACGACACCAGCTCGACCGACGCGCACGCCCCTGCTGCGGCTCCGGCCCCGGCCCCGGCCGAGACCGCGCAGCCCGCCTGGCCGGCGCCCGCCGGTCCCGCGGCCGACGGCCCCACCGCACCCGAGGCACCCCGCGCACCCGCCGCGCCCGCGGCGTGGACCGCCCCGACCGACGCGCACGCCACCGCGGGACCCGCGGTCGGCGCCGGCGCCCCCGCCGCGCAGCCGACGGCGCAGCAGCCCGCCGCCCAGCAGCCCACCGCCGCCTACGCCACCGCGATGCCCGCCGGGGGCCACCCCGCCGGATCGCCGTGGCCCGCCCCCGCGACCGACGCCTTCGGACGCCCGTACGCCGTGGACGCGGCCGGGAACCCCGTCCCGCCGAAGCGCATGCACCGCGGCCTCCGCACGGGCCTCATCGCCGGGGCGTCCGCCCTCGCGCTCCTCCTCTCCTTCGGCAGCGGCACGGCCGTGGGCTTCATGGCCGACCTCGGCCGCTCGAGCTCGCAGGCCGGGAGCACGCAGATCCAGGACCCGGGCTCCTTCACGCCGGGCCAGGGCTTCGGCCGCGGCACGACCACGCTGCCCGGGCAGGGATCCGGCAGCGGCTCCGGCTCGGGATCCGGCACGCAGTCCGGCACCGGGCGGGGCACCTCGGTCACCTCCCCCGAGGCGACCACCGCGCAGAAGGCCGGCGTCGTCACCATCGACTCCGCGCTCACCTACGAGAACGCGGCCGGTGCCGGCACGGGCATCATCCTGTCGTCCGACGGCACGATCCTCACCAACAACCACGTCGTCAGCGGCGCCACCAGCATCCGCGTCACGGTCGAGTCGACCGGCAAGGCCTACGTCGGGAAGGTCGTCGGCACCGACGCCACGAACGACGTCGCGGTCCTCAAGCTCGAGGACGCGTCGGGGCTCACGCCGGCGAAGCTCGACACCGACGGCGTCCAGGTCGGCGAGGCCGTCACGGGCGTCGGCAACGCGGGCGGCACGGGCACGCTCACCGCGGCGACCGGCCAGGTCACGGCGCTCGGCCAGACCATCACGACGCAGTCCGAGGGCACGGCCGCGGGCGAGACGCTCACCGACCTGATCCAGACGGACGCGGCGATCGTCTCCGGCGACTCCGGCGGGCCGCTCGTCGACGCGGAGGGCGAGGTCGTCGGCATCGACACGGCCGCCTCGTCGGGCTCCGCGCAGATCGCCGGGTTCGCGATCCCGATCGACAAGGCCGTGTCCATCGCGAAGCAGATCGAGAGCGGAGTCGAGTCCGGCACCGTGAAGATCGGCTACCCGGCGTTCCTCGGCGTGCTGCTCGCGGACGGCGCGGGCACCGTGGCGGGCGCGCCCGTCCAGGGCGTCGTCGACGGATCCGGCGCCGCGAAGGCGGGCCTCGCCCAGGGCGACGTCGTCACCTCGGTCGACGGGAAGGCCGTCGCCTCGGCGTCCGAGCTCAGCGCGGCGATCTCCGCGCACAAGCCCGGCGAGTCGGTGGAGCTCGGGTGGACCACCGCGGCCGGCGCCGAGAAGACCGGCACCGTGACCCTCACCGAGGGCCCCGTGAGCTGATCCGCTCCCCTCACGACGACGACGGCCCGTCCCGCATCGCGCGGGACGGGCCGTCGTCGTGCGGCGCGCGTCAGCTCCGGGTCACGTCCAGCACCACGACCGCCCAGGACAGCGCCGGGAGCGTGAGCGTCAGGCGCCCGCCCTCCGCGTGCACGCCCTCGAGCGGCACGAGTCCGACCTGCTCGCCCGACTCGAGCGTGTTGCTCGCGTGCCGGTCGCCGCCGTCGGGCACGCGCAGGACCTCGGCGCGGAGGATCCGGCCGACATCGAGCCCGCGCAGCGCGACCTCGGTCGACGCGTCCTCCTCGAGCCCGCGGTTGGCGAAGAAGAGCGACACGGTGCCGGCCTCGTCGTCCCAGGTCGCGCTCACGTCGACCACGTCGGCGGTGCCGAAGCGGTCGTTGTCGTAGCGGTCGCTGTCGACCTCGACCTGGAGGATCCGGCCGGTCGCGAGCTGCGCCATCCGGGCGAACGGCCAGAAGATCGACTGCCGCCAGGCAGGCCCCGCCTCCTCGCTGCGGATCGGCGCGATCACGTTGACGAGCTGCGCCTGGTTCGCGATCTTCACCCGGTCGCCGTGCCGCAGCAGCGAGTTGAGCAGCGTGCCGACGACCACCGCGTCGGTGACGCTGTACTCGTCCTCGATGACCCGCGGGTGCTCGCGCCAGCCCGCCTTCTCGATGCGGTGCGGCTGGTCCTCGCCGTCCAGCCCGCGCTGGTACCAGACGTTCCACTCGTCGAACGAGAGGTCGATGCGCTTGCGGTTCTTCAGGCGCGCGCCGGTCGCGTCCGCGGTCGCCACGACCGACTCGATGAAGAAGTCCATGTCGACGGCGCTCGCGAGGAAGCTCCGCACGTCGCCCTCGTGCTCCTGGTAGTAGGCGTGCAGCGAGACGTAGTCGACGACGTCGTACGTGTGGCCGAGCACGGTCTGCTCCCACTGGCCGAAGGTCGGCATGCCCGAGTTGGAGCTGCCGCACGCGACCAGCTCGATGCTCGGATCCACCAGCCGCATGGCCTTGCCCGCCTCCTGCGCGAGGCGGCCGTACTCGTCGGCGGTCTTGTGCCCGATCTGCCACGGCCCGTCCATCTCGTTGCCGAGGCACCAGAGCTTGATGTCGAAGGGCTCCTCAGCACCGTTCCGGCGCCGCATGTCGGAGTACTTCGATCCGCCGGGGTGGTTCGCGTACTCCACGAGCGAGCGCGCCGCGTCGACGCCGCGCGTGCCGAGGTTGATGGCCTCCATCACCTCGACGCCCGCGGCCCTCGACCAGCCCACGAACTCGTGCAGGCCGAACGCGTTGGTCTCCACCGTGTGCCAGGCACCGTCGAGTCGGCGAGGCCGGTCCTCGACGGGGCCCACGCCGTCCTCCCAGTCGTAGCCGGAGACGAAGTTGCCGCCGGGGTACCGGACGACGGTCGCGCCGAGCTCCCTGGTGAGGTCGAGCACGTCCTGCCGGTAGCCCTCGGGCGTCGCGGTCGGGTGGCCGGGCTCGTAGATGCCGGTGTAGACGCAGCGGCCCATGTGCTCGACGAACGAGCCGAAGAGCCGACGGGGCACGTCGCCGATGGTGAAGTCGCGGTCGATGGTGATGCGGGCGCGGGTCATGGGCGTCCTCCTGGACGTGAGGCCCGGGCGCGTGCGTCCCGGGCGGGATGGGTGGATCTGCGGGTCGGGTCGGTGGGCGCGGGGCGGATCACTGCCCGCCGAACCCGGTGGTCGATATGCCCTTGATGATCTGGCGCTGGAAGAAGAGGAACACCAGGATCAGCGGCAGCGCGGCGAGCACGGCCGACGCCATGTTCTGGGCGTACTGGATCCCGTAGGCGTTCTTCACCGTCTGCAGGCCGACCGGCAGGGTCATGAGGGTGGCGTCGTTCGTGGCGATGAAGGGCCAGAGGAAGTTGTTCCACGCGCCGATGAAGACGAAGATCGCGACCGCCGAGAGGATGGGGCGCGACAGCGGCATCACGATCTGCAGGAACACGCGCACGCGTCCGGCACCGTCGACGCGCGCGGCGTCCTCGAGCTCGATCGGGATCTGGTCGAAGAACGCCTTCAGGATGAACACCATGGCGGGCTGCGCTATCTGGGGCAGGATCACGGCCCAGAGGGTGTCCACCAGGTTGAACGACAGCATCTGGTAGAAGAGCGGGACGATGAGGATCTGCGGCGGGATGATGATCGACGCCACGATCGCCCCCATCAGCACCTTGCGGCCGCGGAAGTCGATGCGGCTCAGCGCGTAGCCGGCGAGCGCCGAGAACACGACCGCGACGACCGTGATCACCGTGCTGGTGAGCAGGCTGTTCCAGGTCCACAGCGGGATCGTGCCGCCGTTGAGCACGGAGGCGTAGGCGTCGAGCGTGAAGCCGCCGGCCGGGAAGATCGTCACCGGGAAGGCCGCGGCGTCCGTCTCCGACTTGAACGACGTGAGCACCGCCCAGAGGAACGGCAGCAGCCACGCGGCGGCGAGCACGATGAGGATCAGGAGCGCGGCGATGCGCGACGGCTGGAACCGGGGCGTCCCGGTGCGGCCCTGGCGGGCGACGGCGCCGGTGGCGGGCCTCCGGGCGAGCGTGCCGGAGGAGAAGGCGGGACGGGTGGCGGTGGTCATGACTTCCTCCGTGTCGCGGTGAACTGGATGACCGAGATCACGACGATCAGGGCGAAGAAGATGTAGGAGATGGCGGCCGAGTAGCCGAAGCGGAAGCCCGTGAACCCGGTCTCGAAGACGTACTGCACGATGGGCCGCGTCGAGCCGCCCGGCCCGCCGGCGGTCATCTGGTAGATCTGGTCGAAGACCTTGAGCGACGCGAGCACCTGCAGGATCGCGAGGAGCGCGGTGGTCGGGGCGAGCTGCGGGATCGTGATGGAGAACAGCTGCCGCCACTTGCCCGCGCCGTCGAGCGCGGCCGCCTCGTACTGCTGGTCGGGGATGTTCTGCAGCGCCGCCAGGTAGATGAGGAAGTTGAACCCGACGGTCCACCACACGGTGGTGACGACGACGCTCGTCATGGCGAGGTTCGAGTCCTGCAGCCACGCGGGCTGCGGGAGGCCGAAGGCGCCGGCGATCGCGTTGACGACGCCGAGCTGCGGGTTGTACATCCAGAGCCAGAACAGCGACACGACGGTGGACGCGAGGAGGAACGGCAGGAAGAACGCGAGCCGCCAGAGCCACTGGCCCGGGAGGCCGAGGTTCACGAGGAGCGCGAGCACGAGGCCGACGACCAGGAGGGGGATGGTGCTCGCGATCGTGAACACCACGGTGTTGCCGAGAGAGCGCCACATCTGGCTGTCGCCGAACGCCTCGAAGTAGTTCGCGAAGCCGATGAGCTCGCTGTTGGCGCCCGTGAGGCTCTGCCCGGTGAGGCTCTGGTAGAAGCCGTAGAGCACCGGCCAGACCAGGAACACCAGGAAGGTGATGAGGAACGGGGCGATGAAGAGCAGGCCCTGGGTCTGCTCCTTGGCCTTGACCTTGGGCTGGCCGACCGCGGGTCGCGGGGAGGCCGGCCCGGCCGCGGGGGCGACCGGGGTGGGTGGTGCTGCTGTCGTCACGAGTGGACTCCTTCGTCGTTTCGCTGGGAA
This genomic interval from Clavibacter michiganensis contains the following:
- a CDS encoding carbohydrate ABC transporter permease, with protein sequence MTTAAPPTPVAPAAGPASPRPAVGQPKVKAKEQTQGLLFIAPFLITFLVFLVWPVLYGFYQSLTGQSLTGANSELIGFANYFEAFGDSQMWRSLGNTVVFTIASTIPLLVVGLVLALLVNLGLPGQWLWRLAFFLPFLLASTVVSLFWLWMYNPQLGVVNAIAGAFGLPQPAWLQDSNLAMTSVVVTTVWWTVGFNFLIYLAALQNIPDQQYEAAALDGAGKWRQLFSITIPQLAPTTALLAILQVLASLKVFDQIYQMTAGGPGGSTRPIVQYVFETGFTGFRFGYSAAISYIFFALIVVISVIQFTATRRKS
- a CDS encoding carbohydrate ABC transporter permease — translated: MTTATRPAFSSGTLARRPATGAVARQGRTGTPRFQPSRIAALLILIVLAAAWLLPFLWAVLTSFKSETDAAAFPVTIFPAGGFTLDAYASVLNGGTIPLWTWNSLLTSTVITVVAVVFSALAGYALSRIDFRGRKVLMGAIVASIIIPPQILIVPLFYQMLSFNLVDTLWAVILPQIAQPAMVFILKAFFDQIPIELEDAARVDGAGRVRVFLQIVMPLSRPILSAVAIFVFIGAWNNFLWPFIATNDATLMTLPVGLQTVKNAYGIQYAQNMASAVLAALPLILVFLFFQRQIIKGISTTGFGGQ
- a CDS encoding MFS transporter, yielding MSTYGSLLKTRGVGRIIAAQLVARFPGGMLSLAFLMHVERIHESYGAAGLVLAATSIGQAVAGPLTSRWMGVWGMRPVLILTSVVCTVAVVAVALGDESTSVPVFMVLGLVAGLANPPVQPAVRTIYPKMVNSKQLTPLFSLDASAQEIIWVLGPVIATFLAIQVDTSAGILVAAAFLVGGGAWFISSPELGRVRIPRSKRRFGVVLGRPPVLLSTVVGFLLIAACSAIEAGVVAVYGHGGPEAGFVLAIFAVGSLIGGLSLGHIPISPWAMARRLTIILVGTALAAVWMQFAWLSVFLFLAGVGIAPALAVLFAVVSSSVRFSDTAEAYGWVGTGQLIGAALGSAAAGFVIDAQGAQGAFVVAAALLAAGTAIAAVFHRHSPDLRGRDAGPIPDTEPVPVMT
- a CDS encoding alpha-N-arabinofuranosidase — its product is MTRARITIDRDFTIGDVPRRLFGSFVEHMGRCVYTGIYEPGHPTATPEGYRQDVLDLTRELGATVVRYPGGNFVSGYDWEDGVGPVEDRPRRLDGAWHTVETNAFGLHEFVGWSRAAGVEVMEAINLGTRGVDAARSLVEYANHPGGSKYSDMRRRNGAEEPFDIKLWCLGNEMDGPWQIGHKTADEYGRLAQEAGKAMRLVDPSIELVACGSSNSGMPTFGQWEQTVLGHTYDVVDYVSLHAYYQEHEGDVRSFLASAVDMDFFIESVVATADATGARLKNRKRIDLSFDEWNVWYQRGLDGEDQPHRIEKAGWREHPRVIEDEYSVTDAVVVGTLLNSLLRHGDRVKIANQAQLVNVIAPIRSEEAGPAWRQSIFWPFARMAQLATGRILQVEVDSDRYDNDRFGTADVVDVSATWDDEAGTVSLFFANRGLEEDASTEVALRGLDVGRILRAEVLRVPDGGDRHASNTLESGEQVGLVPLEGVHAEGGRLTLTLPALSWAVVVLDVTRS
- a CDS encoding aldo/keto reductase is translated as MEQRSLGRTHRNVSVIGLGTWQLGGDWGDVAEDDALAVLDAAAEAGITFFDTADVYGDGRSETIIGSWLHAHPDAGVTVATKMGRRDAQDPANFTLDRFREWTDRSRRNLGVDTLDLVQLHCPPTPVFSSDRVYDALDELVADGAIASYGVSVETTDEALLAIARPGVASVQIILNAFRLKPLDRVLPAAVEAGVGIVARVPLASGLLSGRYTADTTFAETDHRNFNRGGAAFDVGETFSGVDYDDGVAAAREFAAAAHEAAPDLTPAQVALAWIVQREGVSTVIPGARNAEQAQANARAGDAPALGEVFERQVADIYDRYFRAAVHPRW
- a CDS encoding S1C family serine protease, whose product is MNETPQEPTGRPDEAPIDDTSSTDAHAPAAAPAPAPAETAQPAWPAPAGPAADGPTAPEAPRAPAAPAAWTAPTDAHATAGPAVGAGAPAAQPTAQQPAAQQPTAAYATAMPAGGHPAGSPWPAPATDAFGRPYAVDAAGNPVPPKRMHRGLRTGLIAGASALALLLSFGSGTAVGFMADLGRSSSQAGSTQIQDPGSFTPGQGFGRGTTTLPGQGSGSGSGSGSGTQSGTGRGTSVTSPEATTAQKAGVVTIDSALTYENAAGAGTGIILSSDGTILTNNHVVSGATSIRVTVESTGKAYVGKVVGTDATNDVAVLKLEDASGLTPAKLDTDGVQVGEAVTGVGNAGGTGTLTAATGQVTALGQTITTQSEGTAAGETLTDLIQTDAAIVSGDSGGPLVDAEGEVVGIDTAASSGSAQIAGFAIPIDKAVSIAKQIESGVESGTVKIGYPAFLGVLLADGAGTVAGAPVQGVVDGSGAAKAGLAQGDVVTSVDGKAVASASELSAAISAHKPGESVELGWTTAAGAEKTGTVTLTEGPVS